TGGTATATCGTGCAAAATTTATAGATGATGCATCGGCAGCAAACGATATTTTTCGTCAACACTATAAAGCATTAAATATTTGTTTTGATGAATTTTTTCCTGAATTGTATAAAGCCGCTGACCAAAAATTTAATGAGTTGGTCAATAATTAAAGTTATAACTTCAATCTCCATTTTAATTTTATACATCTAAATAACAAACGAAAATGAAAAAGTATTTTTTAATTGCTTTAGTAGCCTTATCAACATCAGCATTTGCTCAGGAAAAATTTCCTGCATTAGATAAATCTCCAATGGATATGAGCTATTGCCCGGCAAACTATCCCGGATTAAAAGCACAAGGCAAACCGACGGATGAATTAACCGCAAGAGTAATTTATAGTCGTCCTCAAAAGAACGGGCGTGCTGTGTTTGATAGTGTTGTTGAAGCTGGCAAAGTTTGGCGTGTAGGGGCTAATGAAGCTACTGAAATTGATTTTTACAAATCAGTAACTATTGGCGGTAAAAAGGTTGCTCCGGGTCGCTATACTTTATATGCTATCCCTACCGCCGCAAAATGGACAATCATTATCAGCAAACAATTGGATGTTTGGGGTGCATATAGCTATGATGAAAAGCAAGATGTTGTAAGAACAGATGCTGCAGTACAAAAACCAAGCGAAACTGTTGAAGCGCTTTCAATGCTATTTGTAAAATCTGCTACAGGAAGCGATTTGGTAATTGCATGGGATAATGAAAAAGTAGCATTGCCGATTGCATATTAATTTACTATGATGAAAATATTCATAAGCATTTTGTTTACAAGCCTCCTTACATTTTCTATCTGTGCACAAACTATAAAATTGCAACAGAAAAAATCGGATAACGATCTTAAGATCGTTAATGGACAATATAATATCTACTTAAAAAGAGCAGATATAACTAAAGCAATTGTCGCAATAGACAGCGTTAACAAAAGCGATAACACTTCATTTATTGAAGAAGTAAAAAAAGGCAGCTATAAAACAATTGATCTTAATGAGGACGCTGCAGAAAGCAGTTCTTTTGGTAAGCTATTAAAATCAAATCTTGGTTCTTATCTTATGCTGCAAGGAAAAGTAGTAGTATATAAAGGATCTACGCTGATCAAAAATATAGTTGCAGATAAATCTCCTGAAATAGTGGATCTTGACGGATCTTCAAAAATCACAATTGTGTTTTCTGAAGAAGGTGTCAATGATCCTGTGTTTTTGGGAGATCTAAACACTAAGCTTCAATAAGCATATAAAAATTTAAAGCAATAAAAATCCCGGTCAATATTGACCGGGATTTTTAATTAAGTATGTTTTGCAATTATGCTTCTGCCTGCATTGATTTTGAAACACGCTTTCTTTCTTCTTCATTCAAAATCACTTTACGCATCCTGATGAAGTTTGGCGTTACTTCAATACATTCATCTTGCTGAATATATTCCATACACTCTTCCAATGTCAACAGGGTTTTAGGAGCAATACGTGTAGCGTCATCACTTCCGCTTGCACGGTGGTTGGTTAATTTTTTTGCTTCTGTTGCATTTACAATAAGATCTCCCGGTTTAATATGTTCAGCAATGATCTGACCTGCATACACTTCTTCTCCCGGATCAACAAAGAATGTTCCCCTGTCCTGTAATTTATCTATTGAGTATGCTGTTGTTTTCTCTTGATTCTTTGATAATAATACCCCGTTGTTTCTTCCCGGAATAGCACCTTTCCAGGGTTTGTATTCGCTAAAACGATGCGCCATTACTGCTTCGCCGGTGGTTGCAGTCAACATTTGCGTACGCAAACCAATCAATCCACGAGAAGGAATTTCAAATTCCAGATGTTGCATATCGCCTTTGGTTTCCATCACCAACATTTCACCTTTTTTGCGACTAACCAAATCAATTACTTTGCTTGCAAACTCCTGCGGCACATCTACTACTAAAATTTCGTATGGTTCAGACTTTGTTCCGTTTATTTCTTTTACAATTACCTGCGGTTGACCAACTGTTAATTCATATCCTTCTCTACGCATGGTTTCAATTAAAATACCCAAATGCAAAATACCACGACCATATACAATCAAGCTATCGCCTTCTTCACTATCACTGACTTTTAATGCCAGATTTTTTTCTGTTTCTTTATATAATCTATCACGTAAATGACGAGATGTTACAAACTTTCCATCTTTACCAAAGAAAGGAGAATTGTTTACAGAGAACAACATATTCATTGTTGGTTCATCCACACTGATAACCGGCAATGCCTCCGGGTTTTCAGGATCAGCAATCGTATCGCCAATATTAAAATCTTCCAAACCAACTACAGCGCAAAGATCTCCGGCGCTTACTTCAGTCACTTTCTTTTTACCCATTCCTTCAAACACATACAATTCTCTTACACGAGATCTTTTAATGCTGCCATCTGCCTGCATTAAAGCAATTGGCTGATTTTCTTTTATTATACCACGAGCTACTTTTCCTACCGCAATTCTTCCTAAGAAAGAAGAATAATCCAAAGAAGTGATCTGCATTTGCAAACTTCCTTCACTCACTTTTGGTTCGGGTACATATTTTAAAACACCATCTAATAATGGGAAGATATTATCTATCGGAGTTAACGAATCGTTGAACCAACCATTTTTTCCCGAACCGTAATAGGTAGGAAAATTCAATTGTTCTTCTGTTGCATCCAAGTTAAAGAATAATTCAAAAACTGCATCATGCACTTCATCAGGACGACAGTTTGGTTTATCAACCTTATTAATTACTACGATTGGATGTAATCCTAATTGCAGCGCTTTTTGTAACACAAAACGCGTTTGTGGCATTGGTCCTTCAAAAGCATCTACTAACAGAATAACACCATCTGCCATTTTCAATACACGTTCCACCTCACCACCAAAGTCGGCGTGACCCGGAGTATCAATTACGTTAATCTTAACGCCTTTATAGTTTACAGAAATGTTCTTACTGAAAATGGTAATACCGCGTTCTCTTTCAAGATCGTTATTATCCATGATCAATTCGCCGGTTTCCTGGTTTTCACGAAAAATATTCGTGCCATGTAAAATTTTATCTACCAGGGTCGTTTTTCCGTGGTCAACGTGTGCAATAATTGCTATATTTCTTATATTCATTATCAGAGTTTTATGCCTAAAGGGCTGTTTTTCAGGGCGCAAAGGTACGCCAATTCAGCGGCATGGCAAGGAGAAAGTGGAATTAAACTATTGTAAACTCATGTAAGAAGGGTTTTGATCTAACATCTACTTACTGATCAACATCGTTGTGTCACTCACTGCACCGGCATACCATTATTGAGCTTACCTTCACACCATCAAAACTCTATATGAATAAAACAAGAACCATCGGCACAAGAAAAAGAATCGCATTAGTAGCTCACGACCACATGAAAAAAGACATTATTGATTGGGCTATACATAATAAAGTAACGCTTGCAAAACACGAACTATTCTCAACCGGCACTACCGGTAAAATGATAGAAGAAGCCCTGGATCGCCCTGTAAAAAAATTATTAAGCGGCCCATTAGGTGGCGATCAGCAAATTGGTGCCATGATCGCCGAAGGAGAATTGGATATCCTGATTTTCTTTTGGGATCCCATGGAAGCACAGCCACACGACAGCGACGTAAAAGCTTTATTACGCCTCGGCGTTGCCTGGAATATTTTATTGGCTTGTGACAGGGCGACCGCAGATTTTATTCTTACATCACCATTAATGAGCGGCGAATATGAAACCGCTTTACCAGATTATAGCGGTTATTTGAACAGGAAAGTAAAGTGAAAATAACCGGAACATTCCTGCCTTGCATTTGTTAAATTGCATATCCACTTATGCAATTCAAACTTCAATCACCATATACCCCTTCCGGCGATCAGCCCGGCGCTATCCAACAATTAACTGAAGGTATACTGGATGGCGAAAAATATCAAACACTTTTAGGTGTTACCGGCAGTGGTAAAACATTTACCATGGCTAATGTTATTCAAAATGTACAGCGGCCAACATTGGTGCTTACGCATAATAAAACATTGGTAGCGCAATTGTATGGCGAGTTCAAGCAATTCTTTCCTGATAATGCCGTTGGTTATTTTGTTTCTTATTATGATTATTATCAGCCTGAAGCTTACATAGCTGTCAGCAATACTTACATTGAAAAAGATCTGAGTATTAATGAAGAGTTGGATAAGCTGCGTTTGCAGGCAACAGCACAATTATTAAGCGGTCGCAGAGATATTATTGTTGTAGCAAGCGTGAGCTGTATATATGGTATGGGCAATCCGACGGAGTTTGAAAATGGGATTGTTCGCATACATAAAGGGCAGACGATTTCACGACAAGGTTTTTTACATTCACTGGTAAACAGCTTATACAATCGCACTCAAACAGATTTTACAAGAGGAACCTTTCGTGTAAAAGGCGATACCGTGGATATCAATTTGCCTTATGTAGATTTTGGTTATCGCATTAGCTTTTTCGGCGATGAAATTGAAAGCATTGAAACCTTGGAAATAAGCAGTGGTAAACGAATTGGCCCTGTTGATAATGCCGCTATCTTTCCTGCTAACTTATATTTAGCGCCGAAAGATATTATGCAGCAAGTGATCTATGAGATACAGGATGAAATGGCTGCTCAGACAGATTATTTTAAAGGTGTTGGAAAATTTATTGAGGCACAACGCATCAGCGAACGAGTGAATTATGATCTGGAAATGATTCGTGAGTTAGGTTACTGCAATGGTATTGAAAACTATTCCCGTTTTTTTGATAGAAGAAAGCCCGGCACAAGGCCATTCTGTTTATTGGATTATTTTCCAAAAGATTTTTTATGTGTGATAGATGAAAGTCATCAAACCATTCCGCAAGTAAGTGGTATGTATGGTGGTGATAGAAGCAGGAAATTAATTTTAGTTGATTATGGTTTTCGTTTGCCATCAGCATTAGATAACCGCCCCTTGAATTTTCATGAGTTTGAGAACATGTTGAATCAAACAGTTTATGTAAGTGCGACTCCCGGCGATTATGAATTAGAAAAAACAGGTGGCGTTGTAGTAGAGCAGGTTGTTCGTCCTACAGGTTTGTTAGATCCACCCATTGAGGTTCGTCCATCGATAAATCAAATAGATGATCTGTTGGATGAAATAGATAAACGTGTAACCAAGGGTGATCGTGTATTGGTAACTACGCTTACTAAACGCATGGCAGAGGAAATGGATAAATATCTAAAGCGTATCGATATAAAAAGTAAATACATCCATAGCGAAGTAGATGCATTGGAAAGAGTGGAAATTTTACGCCAGTTACGTTTAGGAGACATTGATGTATTAGTTGGTGTAAACTTATTGCGTGAAGGGTTGGATCTGCCGGAAGTATCACTGGTAGCAGTTTTAGATGCAGATAAAGAAGGTTTTTTGCGTAACGAAAAAAGCTTAACACAAACTGCGGGTAGGGCTGCCCGCAATGTAGATGGCCTGGTTATTTTTTATGCTGATAAGATGACGGATAGCATGCAGAAAACTATCGATGAAACGAACAGAAGAAGAGAAAAGCAGGTTGCTTATAATATTGAGCATAACATCACACCAAGAACCATTAAAAAATCCATTGAACAAATAATGGGACAAACGGCTGTTTTAGATATCAAAGGTTTTGATGATTCTAAATCTTATGCTATAAGTAATGATGAAGACATTGTAACTGTTGCCGCAGAAGACCAGGAGGAATATAAAACCATTCCTCAGATGGAAAAAGCGATTGCCAAAACAAAAAAAGAAATGGAGAAAGCCGCCAGGGATATGGATTTTATGGAAGCAGCAAAACTGCGTGATGAAATGTTTCGCTTACAAAAGGAGTTGGAGAATATGAAGAAGTAACGAGTTGAATGCTGCTATCAGCACTCAGTACAAGTGAGTGATCCTTTCCCCAGGATAAACTCTACGATGATGAGTAAAGAGATAATACCTGGATAAAAAAAATTAATCTCTCCACAAACAGGCAGCACCCATTAAGGCAGCATCTTCGCCTAAAGTAGCAGGAATGATATTTGGAAAAAATCCATGCCGCTGCAAAGCAGCTTTTGTATATGGGTAAAATAAATTCCAGGAACGTGCAATGTTGCCGCCAATAATAATATGCTCCGGAAAATTGTTGGAATAGCGCTTTATCAAAACCTCTCCCAACGTATGTCCAAACTCTTTAAACAATTGCGATGCAACAATGCCTTCGCCAACCATTAAAGAAAGCTCTTTTACATTCGCAACATGTTTTTGTGTACGTTTTTCATATTCCTTAATAAACCATCTTGCGCATAAAAGATCTTCTGCACGACTATCGCCAAAAGGCATCTTCCACAGATCCCCATCTTCCATAACATTATCAAAACAATTGGCAGAGCCTAATCCTGTACCTAATGTTAATCCAACAATATTTTTACAACCTTTGCCACTACCCGCTTTCCATTCACCCAATAAAAAAGCAGTAGCGTCGTTCATCATTCGTATATCCGTTACCGGTATATTGAGTTCTTTTGATAATAGTTCTTTTACATTCAATCCATATAGGCTTTCGTATTTATTCAATCCTGTAATAAGGCTTATGCCTTTTTCATAATCAAACGGACCCGGCAAAGCAATGCCCACTTTGCCTATCTCACCATCGTCTAAAAAACTGCAGCCTTTAATAGCTTTTGACCATGCTTCAATTACATGTTCTTTCGATTCGCTTGTATCAATATCCGATCGAAATCTTGACGCCTCCAGCATTTCCATTGTATTCAGATCTATCTTACATACTGTTATATGTGTGCCGCCAATATCAATTCCTGTTACTACGTTGTTCATCTTTACAAATTACTTTTGAATAAATGCAGGTGGTAAAGCGCCTGTTCCCCATTGCTTGTTCGGTTTATCCCCTAGCCAAAGTTCTAATGTTCCACCTTTAGTAAAAGTATCGTGGGTGAGCCAAAAGTTATTTAGCTTTTGATCATTCAATTTTGCTGATTGAATGTATGGGTTATTGCTACTGTTGTTATGTGTTTTGATCACAAACTTATCTCCACTATAATAACGTTTATCCAGCTTAATGGTTATCTCATCAAATATCGGCGAGGTAATTTCATACACCGGGCTTACCGATTCATTGCCCATAATATCAAACAAGCCAATTGCCATTAAGGAACTTACACCGCCCATCTGTCCCTGGTCTTCATCATGACCACCATAGCCCAGATCAGGCGTAGTTCCATTGAACGCCTGTTCACGCACACGACGCACCCAATATTGTGTGAGCCACGGCTTGCCTCCATAACTAAACACATGC
The Ferruginibacter albus DNA segment above includes these coding regions:
- a CDS encoding DUF2911 domain-containing protein, which codes for MKKYFLIALVALSTSAFAQEKFPALDKSPMDMSYCPANYPGLKAQGKPTDELTARVIYSRPQKNGRAVFDSVVEAGKVWRVGANEATEIDFYKSVTIGGKKVAPGRYTLYAIPTAAKWTIIISKQLDVWGAYSYDEKQDVVRTDAAVQKPSETVEALSMLFVKSATGSDLVIAWDNEKVALPIAY
- the typA gene encoding translational GTPase TypA, producing MNIRNIAIIAHVDHGKTTLVDKILHGTNIFRENQETGELIMDNNDLERERGITIFSKNISVNYKGVKINVIDTPGHADFGGEVERVLKMADGVILLVDAFEGPMPQTRFVLQKALQLGLHPIVVINKVDKPNCRPDEVHDAVFELFFNLDATEEQLNFPTYYGSGKNGWFNDSLTPIDNIFPLLDGVLKYVPEPKVSEGSLQMQITSLDYSSFLGRIAVGKVARGIIKENQPIALMQADGSIKRSRVRELYVFEGMGKKKVTEVSAGDLCAVVGLEDFNIGDTIADPENPEALPVISVDEPTMNMLFSVNNSPFFGKDGKFVTSRHLRDRLYKETEKNLALKVSDSEEGDSLIVYGRGILHLGILIETMRREGYELTVGQPQVIVKEINGTKSEPYEILVVDVPQEFASKVIDLVSRKKGEMLVMETKGDMQHLEFEIPSRGLIGLRTQMLTATTGEAVMAHRFSEYKPWKGAIPGRNNGVLLSKNQEKTTAYSIDKLQDRGTFFVDPGEEVYAGQIIAEHIKPGDLIVNATEAKKLTNHRASGSDDATRIAPKTLLTLEECMEYIQQDECIEVTPNFIRMRKVILNEEERKRVSKSMQAEA
- a CDS encoding methylglyoxal synthase, whose translation is MNKTRTIGTRKRIALVAHDHMKKDIIDWAIHNKVTLAKHELFSTGTTGKMIEEALDRPVKKLLSGPLGGDQQIGAMIAEGELDILIFFWDPMEAQPHDSDVKALLRLGVAWNILLACDRATADFILTSPLMSGEYETALPDYSGYLNRKVK
- the uvrB gene encoding excinuclease ABC subunit UvrB, encoding MQFKLQSPYTPSGDQPGAIQQLTEGILDGEKYQTLLGVTGSGKTFTMANVIQNVQRPTLVLTHNKTLVAQLYGEFKQFFPDNAVGYFVSYYDYYQPEAYIAVSNTYIEKDLSINEELDKLRLQATAQLLSGRRDIIVVASVSCIYGMGNPTEFENGIVRIHKGQTISRQGFLHSLVNSLYNRTQTDFTRGTFRVKGDTVDINLPYVDFGYRISFFGDEIESIETLEISSGKRIGPVDNAAIFPANLYLAPKDIMQQVIYEIQDEMAAQTDYFKGVGKFIEAQRISERVNYDLEMIRELGYCNGIENYSRFFDRRKPGTRPFCLLDYFPKDFLCVIDESHQTIPQVSGMYGGDRSRKLILVDYGFRLPSALDNRPLNFHEFENMLNQTVYVSATPGDYELEKTGGVVVEQVVRPTGLLDPPIEVRPSINQIDDLLDEIDKRVTKGDRVLVTTLTKRMAEEMDKYLKRIDIKSKYIHSEVDALERVEILRQLRLGDIDVLVGVNLLREGLDLPEVSLVAVLDADKEGFLRNEKSLTQTAGRAARNVDGLVIFYADKMTDSMQKTIDETNRRREKQVAYNIEHNITPRTIKKSIEQIMGQTAVLDIKGFDDSKSYAISNDEDIVTVAAEDQEEYKTIPQMEKAIAKTKKEMEKAARDMDFMEAAKLRDEMFRLQKELENMKK
- a CDS encoding ROK family protein, encoding MNNVVTGIDIGGTHITVCKIDLNTMEMLEASRFRSDIDTSESKEHVIEAWSKAIKGCSFLDDGEIGKVGIALPGPFDYEKGISLITGLNKYESLYGLNVKELLSKELNIPVTDIRMMNDATAFLLGEWKAGSGKGCKNIVGLTLGTGLGSANCFDNVMEDGDLWKMPFGDSRAEDLLCARWFIKEYEKRTQKHVANVKELSLMVGEGIVASQLFKEFGHTLGEVLIKRYSNNFPEHIIIGGNIARSWNLFYPYTKAALQRHGFFPNIIPATLGEDAALMGAACLWRD